From Oxyura jamaicensis isolate SHBP4307 breed ruddy duck chromosome 1 unlocalized genomic scaffold, BPBGC_Ojam_1.0 oxy1_random_OJ87281, whole genome shotgun sequence, the proteins below share one genomic window:
- the LOC118156861 gene encoding beta-parvin-like yields the protein MYFSIFLHICLLFLYFQVLIDWINDVLVEERIIVKQLEEDLYDGQVLQKLLEKLADCKLNVAEVTQSEIGQKQKLQTVLEAVHDLLRPHSWTIKWNVDSIHGKNLISILHLLVALAMHFRAPTRLPEHVSVQVVVVRKREGLLQTTHVTEELTTTTEIMMGRFGK from the exons AtgtacttcagtatttttttacaCATTTGCCTCCTCTTTCTGTACTTCCAGGTTCTAATTGACTGGATTAATGATGTGCTGGTGGAGGAGAGAATCATTGTCAAACAGCTTGAAGAGGACCTTTATGATGGGCaggtgctgcagaagctgctaG aaaaattggCTGACTGTAAACTGAATGTAGCAGAAGTGACACAATCTGAAATTGGTCAGAAACAAAAGTTGCAGACTGTTCTGGAAGCTGTCCACGATTTACTTCGACCCCACAGCTGGACAATCAAGTGGAACGTTGACT CAATCCATGGCAAGAATCTGATTTCCATTCTTCACCTTCTGGTAGCTTTGGCAATGCATTTCCGCGCTCCCACTCGACTGCCTGAACATGTGTCTGTACAAGTGGTAGTTGTACGG AAACGCGAAGGCCTTCTTCAGACAACTCATGTTACAGAGGAGCTGACGACTACGACAGA GATAATGATGGGAAGATTTGGTAAGTAA